AGTGACCCTCGCAGATGCAACGGCGACGGCGACAGCCGATGCTGACGGAAACTGGCAGGTGGAGCTCGACCTGAGCGACTCGGCCCCCGGCCCCTTTGAGATGTCGGTGACCGGCAAGAACCAGCTCGTCGTCCATGATGTGCTGGTGGGCGAGGTCTGGGTGGCCTCCGGGCAGTCGAACATGGGCTTCCTGCTTGAGCGGGAGCGCAGTAGTGCCGAAGAGATTCCGCAGAGTAATTACCCGATGATCCGGCAGTTCCAGGTTGCCCCGTATGTCTCTATCCCTGAGCCGCGCGAGGAGTGCGAAGGTAAATGGGTCGTATGCAGCCCGGAAACGGCGGGTCGCTTTACCGCCGTCGGTTATTTCTTTGCCAAGTCGCTCGTGCAGGAGCTGGATGTGCCGGTCGGTTTGCTTTTTAACGCCTGGGGCGGGACACCGGTTGAGGCCTGGATGAGTCAGGACGCCATCGCTCAGAACGCAGACCTGAAAGCACGTGGCGATAAGGCGATCAAGGACCAGATCGAGTACAAGCCGCGCAAAAAAGCCTACGATAAGGCTTTCGCCCAGTGGTTGAAAGATACGGGCCGCGAAGATCATTTCCCGAAGGACGTCGAAGCCTATGCAGGCATGGATGTGGACACGACAGACTGGCAGCGTATTGATATGCCGAGCACAATTTTCGGAGGCGACCTGCCCGAGGATGGCGTGGTGTGGCTGCGTGGGGAGGTAAACATCCCCGCCAACATGCTCAACGGGAAGATCCCCGTTCGTATTGGCAGTATGGAGGCGTTCCCGACAGTTTACTGGAACGGTGAAAAGGTCAGCACCGGGACCTTTGAAAACTATCCGGGGAAGGGCTACACCTATCGCTATTACATCAGTGCTCCTCACCTGAAAGAGGGTAAGAATGTCGTGGCTATCCGCTTCTATGCCCCCTACGGCAACACAGAGAAAGTTGATGTGCATTGCGATTTCGCGCCGTTTATCGATGGCCTGAAGGCTAAGGTCGAGTACACGCTTCCGCCGCTCACTCCCGCGCAAAAAACCTCCATGCCGCAGGCGCTGGACAATCCGCTGCGAGGGCAGGATGTGGCGACATACCTTTACAACGGCATGATCGCCCCGATCCTGCGCTACGGCATCTCGGGCGTGATCTGGTACCAAGGGGAGAGTAATGTCAGCCGTGGCTACGATTACCGCATCGCCTTTCCGCTCATGATCCAGGATTGGCGGGAAAAGTGGGGGCAGGGTGACTTTCCGTTCTATTTTTGCCAGCTGGCTAATATCGGGGACAAACAGAGGACGCCCGAGAAATCGGCTTGGGCAGCGACACGCGAATCTCAGGCTGCTGCTCTCGACCTGCCGAATACCGGTATGGCCGTGCTGATCGATCTGGGCGAGGCCAAGGACGTACATGCGCGCAACAAGTCCGATGTCGGCGACCGTCTGGCCCGTATCGCGCTGGCCGAGACCTACGGTCAGGATGTGGAGCCTTTCGGCCCGATGTTCGAGTCCATGGACATTGAGGGCGACAAGCTCGTACTGAGTTTCTCCCATGTCGGGGATGGTCTGGAGGCTAAATCGGTTCCTGACACGTACGTACTCTCTTCACTGTCTGGAAAGACTGCTCCGCTCGTCCGCAACAGTCCCGAAAGTGAGCTGGAAGGATTCGCCGTTTGCGGGAAGGACCGCAAATGGGCCTGGGCCGAGGCGAAGATCGAGGGGGATCAGGTCGTTGTCTGGTCCGATAGCGTTAAGGAGCCCATCGCGGTCCGCTACAGCTGGGGTAACAACCCAAGCGGAAACCTGTACAACAGCAGTGGCCTGCCAGCAGCACCTTTCCGCACGGATGAGTTCCCGGTCTCCAGTCAGGGTAACCATTACTACAAGGCGGACTGAGCTCAGGTTTCTGATTGTCCTTTTGCGGCTCGTTTCGAACGCATGTGGACAGGGGGGGACTGTCACGAACGACTTGAAGTTCCTCGGGCAAATCCCGGCTCTGCCATCCATTTAAAAAGCCCTCGGTTTTCACCGAGGGCTTTCTTATTTAGAATACTGGCGGGCGACGCTGGTTTATCGCCGCCGTTGGCTGCTGCGTCGTTTACTGAGGGACGACGTCGTAGTAGTCGGCGTTAGCATCGCCGATACGGATCTCGTCGAAGTAGATGTCTCCGTCCCCCCCACCATTGGACGGATAGAGGCCGATCTTCAGGTACTCTTCATGATCTCTGGCAGTACCGCTCCGGTCCAGGGTCGCGATATTGGGGCCGGTGTCACGGTAGACGAGCTCGTCGTTAATCCAGATTTCCCAAAAGCCAGAGGAGTCAGCCGCATAGCGGAAGTGACAGACGACATCGTACCAGACGAATTTTGAGAATCGGAGCGGGACCTTGATCTGCCCCTGCACGGCACCTCCTGTGAGGGGAGGGACATTGATGAGGGCGTCATTGGTGGACATGCGCAGGTAGAGGTCGCCTCCCACCATGGCCTGCATGGTGAAGCCATTGACCCCGGCCCCGACGCTCCAGTCGTTGTCATGGGGGACGGAGTGATGCTGTAGGATGATGCCGCACTCCTCCACCTGCTGCCAGACCTGAAAGCTGAAGCCGAGCCAGTACTCTTCTTCCCACTGGAAGCGATCGGTAATGGGGACGAGCTCTGCACGGCGGTCGCCATTGGCGCCAAATGTCTGCATATGGACGGCGTAGCTGCCGCTGCGTACGGGGCTGGAAACGACTTCGATCAACGAGGTAGGCCCGTCGATACTGGTGCTCCATTTAGTGGTGTAGTCTCCGGATTCGAAGCCGTCCTCGAAGAGGATTTCGGCATCGGCCTGAAACATAGGCATGCAGCAGCATGCGAGGAGTGCGATACATGAGGTCGGGGTTTTGACTCTTAGCATTACGTTTTATATTTGGGGTTACGAGATGGCAAAGCAACGGGCTGCGGGGCTGTGACGCACGTCACGTAGTGCGCCTTGTACAGAGCAAAATACGGGCGTCGCTGATCGTCTTCAGCAGCTTTCGCAGGGGTAGGGGGCAGGAGGTCTTTGTTGGCAGGAGGGGTCCCACGCAGCACATGCGAACCAGTATGGTTGCCGAGGTATGCCTGTAAAGGGACGCTCTACAAACACACGTTTGTAGCGAGGGGAGGGGGCGCTTCGCTCTGGCAGACGACCATCCTGCGAGTCTGCTCATCCTGAGTGCTGCGCGCATTGAAAAAGCCCCCGGCTTTCACCGAGGGCTTTATCATTGGAAGGTTAGAGGAGACGGGCGAGCTGATCGCCGTGTCCTGATCCTCAATCGATCATTGCGGGACGAACGTCGTAATAGCTGGCGTTGGCGTCGCCGATACGGATCTCGTCGAAGAAGACCTCTCCGTCTGCGCCGTTTCTGGACGGGTAGAGGCCGATTTTCAGGTACTCTTCAGGATCTCTGTTTGTGCCACTGCGGTCCAACACGCCGATGTTCGGGCCCGCATCGCGATAGACGAGCTCGTCGTTGATCCAGACTTCCCAAAAGCCGGTAGAGTCGGCCGCATAGCG
This genomic interval from Ruficoccus sp. ZRK36 contains the following:
- a CDS encoding heparin lyase I family protein, with product MLRVKTPTSCIALLACCCMPMFQADAEILFEDGFESGDYTTKWSTSIDGPTSLIEVVSSPVRSGSYAVHMQTFGANGDRRAELVPITDRFQWEEEYWLGFSFQVWQQVEECGIILQHHSVPHDNDWSVGAGVNGFTMQAMVGGDLYLRMSTNDALINVPPLTGGAVQGQIKVPLRFSKFVWYDVVCHFRYAADSSGFWEIWINDELVYRDTGPNIATLDRSGTARDHEEYLKIGLYPSNGGGDGDIYFDEIRIGDANADYYDVVPQ
- a CDS encoding sialate O-acetylesterase, with product MKSCLLFASMMLAITATAEVNLPAIISDHMVLRKAADTPVWGTAAPDETVKVTLADATATATADADGNWQVELDLSDSAPGPFEMSVTGKNQLVVHDVLVGEVWVASGQSNMGFLLERERSSAEEIPQSNYPMIRQFQVAPYVSIPEPREECEGKWVVCSPETAGRFTAVGYFFAKSLVQELDVPVGLLFNAWGGTPVEAWMSQDAIAQNADLKARGDKAIKDQIEYKPRKKAYDKAFAQWLKDTGREDHFPKDVEAYAGMDVDTTDWQRIDMPSTIFGGDLPEDGVVWLRGEVNIPANMLNGKIPVRIGSMEAFPTVYWNGEKVSTGTFENYPGKGYTYRYYISAPHLKEGKNVVAIRFYAPYGNTEKVDVHCDFAPFIDGLKAKVEYTLPPLTPAQKTSMPQALDNPLRGQDVATYLYNGMIAPILRYGISGVIWYQGESNVSRGYDYRIAFPLMIQDWREKWGQGDFPFYFCQLANIGDKQRTPEKSAWAATRESQAAALDLPNTGMAVLIDLGEAKDVHARNKSDVGDRLARIALAETYGQDVEPFGPMFESMDIEGDKLVLSFSHVGDGLEAKSVPDTYVLSSLSGKTAPLVRNSPESELEGFAVCGKDRKWAWAEAKIEGDQVVVWSDSVKEPIAVRYSWGNNPSGNLYNSSGLPAAPFRTDEFPVSSQGNHYYKAD